One region of Leucoraja erinacea ecotype New England chromosome 10, Leri_hhj_1, whole genome shotgun sequence genomic DNA includes:
- the mrpl55 gene encoding 39S ribosomal protein L55, mitochondrial isoform X2, protein MAAPWSARLRQLAASLQQNASERLLPFTSPWHQLHVRNNSNRSSVVRFGRQAYVRLYPVLLVRPDGSTINIRYKEPKKMITMPVDVSLLPEAERKARMRKRDPKKVKVNEERFEDEFKVEDYSKFWKKK, encoded by the exons ATGGCGGCTCCGTGGAGCGCGCGGCTGCGGCAGTTGGCGGC ttccttacagcaaaatgcttcTGAAAGATTGCTTCCTTTCACAAGCCCATGGCACCAACTGCACGTACGAAACAATTCAAATAGATCTTCTGTAGTTCGTTTTGGAAGGCAGGCCTACGTCAGACTGTATCCTGTTCTGCTGGTTCGACCTGATGGATCTACTATCAATATCCGATACAAGGAGCCTAAAAAAATGATTACT ATGCCAGTGGATGTTTCTCTTCTACCAGAAGCCGAGCGAAAAGCAAGAATGCGCAAACGGGACCCCAAGAAAGTCAAAGTAAATGAGGAGCGATTTGAAGATGAATTTAAGGTTGAAGATTACAGCAAATTCTGGAAGAAAAAATAA
- the mrpl55 gene encoding 39S ribosomal protein L55, mitochondrial isoform X1, which produces MEMGTTVESRCCAGDWVLVPNISAIGRWRLRGARGCGSWRRKYRREFKQEGAGTIFGARSSLQQNASERLLPFTSPWHQLHVRNNSNRSSVVRFGRQAYVRLYPVLLVRPDGSTINIRYKEPKKMITMPVDVSLLPEAERKARMRKRDPKKVKVNEERFEDEFKVEDYSKFWKKK; this is translated from the exons ATGGAGATGGGAACCACAGTTGAGAGCCGCTGTTGCGCGGGGGACTGGGTTCTTGTGCCGAACATTTCCGCAATCGGCCGATGGCGGCTCCGTGGAGCGCGCGGCTGCGGCAGTTGGCGGCGTAAGTATCGGCGCGAGTTTAAACAGGAGGGCGCGGGAACGATATTCGGAGCGCGCAG ttccttacagcaaaatgcttcTGAAAGATTGCTTCCTTTCACAAGCCCATGGCACCAACTGCACGTACGAAACAATTCAAATAGATCTTCTGTAGTTCGTTTTGGAAGGCAGGCCTACGTCAGACTGTATCCTGTTCTGCTGGTTCGACCTGATGGATCTACTATCAATATCCGATACAAGGAGCCTAAAAAAATGATTACT ATGCCAGTGGATGTTTCTCTTCTACCAGAAGCCGAGCGAAAAGCAAGAATGCGCAAACGGGACCCCAAGAAAGTCAAAGTAAATGAGGAGCGATTTGAAGATGAATTTAAGGTTGAAGATTACAGCAAATTCTGGAAGAAAAAATAA